A single genomic interval of Adhaeribacter pallidiroseus harbors:
- a CDS encoding DMT family transporter, producing MASFRHYLELHFIVFVWGFTAILGKLISIPAVELVFLRTLIAAAALAIIIKFTGKSYRIGRKPIIKIIGVGMMIAAHWMLFFASARVSSVSICLAGMATSSLWTAILEPLFFRKKIKPHEIGLALLIFFGLYLIFQFEFDHALGILMGVGSAMLGAAFSIINSRLTRTYSPINITCYEMVGACLGTALFMPFYLLFLSPDNTLLLVLTAMDWVYLFTLALVCTVYPFTGSVRLMQRIPIFNMNLSINLEPVYGIVFAYFIFGESEHMSTGFYLGALIILFSVFIHPFLDRRYESRQLQTTLPNGIGGVGHE from the coding sequence GGATTCACGGCCATCCTGGGCAAGTTGATTTCGATTCCGGCAGTAGAACTGGTATTTCTCCGAACTTTGATTGCGGCAGCGGCTTTAGCCATAATTATCAAGTTTACCGGTAAATCGTACCGCATTGGTCGTAAACCGATTATTAAAATAATCGGGGTAGGTATGATGATCGCGGCACACTGGATGTTATTTTTTGCTTCGGCCCGGGTTTCTTCGGTGAGTATTTGTTTAGCCGGCATGGCTACCAGCAGTTTATGGACGGCGATCCTGGAGCCTTTGTTTTTCCGGAAAAAAATTAAACCCCACGAAATTGGCTTGGCGCTGCTGATATTTTTTGGTTTGTATTTGATTTTTCAATTTGAATTTGATCATGCTCTGGGCATTTTAATGGGCGTAGGTTCGGCTATGCTGGGGGCTGCTTTTTCGATAATTAATAGCCGGTTAACCCGCACCTACTCGCCGATTAATATTACCTGCTACGAGATGGTAGGCGCTTGCCTGGGCACGGCATTGTTTATGCCTTTTTACCTGCTTTTCCTCAGTCCGGATAATACCTTACTTTTGGTTTTAACCGCTATGGATTGGGTTTACTTGTTTACCTTAGCCTTGGTCTGCACGGTTTATCCATTTACGGGCTCGGTGCGGCTCATGCAACGGATTCCCATTTTTAACATGAACCTGAGCATTAATCTGGAGCCGGTCTACGGAATTGTATTTGCCTACTTTATCTTTGGTGAAAGCGAGCACATGTCCACGGGGTTTTATTTAGGAGCGCTTATTATTTTGTTTAGCGTGTTTATTCATCCGTTCCTGGACCGGCGTTACGAAAGCCGCCAGCTACAAACTACCCTGCCAAACGGCATAGGTGGCGTTGGGCACGAGTAA